From Malaya genurostris strain Urasoe2022 chromosome 2, Malgen_1.1, whole genome shotgun sequence:
ttcattcctcaagctaattcaaaattggcgaaaatccatttgggactgatatgcgagtatgggcagtatattctATAGGATTTCCAATGTATATGGGACATTTATGCGTAGAATGGCAATGTATCGCAGTATCGCGGGAATTGTAGTCAAAACTTAATAAGcacgttttaaatttaaaattttgaatgttcattaaactgaattgcaaattattaataaataatatttgaacGATTTTCGAAAATTCACTTAAGTTCAAAAGACTGTAACTTTGTTTTGTTTAATGTCTCTCCATCTAGACCAAATTCTTCAattatcagcaaaaaaaatcatatatgaattatatgaatttctTTTTATGAAATAACACATTCTTAATGTCAGGGACATAACCGCTAGACTGACGTATTAATGCACTgttcatacttgcatatcagtcccgtatagatttacgtcatttttgagttagcttgatggATGAAGTTTATCCTTAATATACTTTCGGAAAttgcaataaatttttttttatttaaaagatattttttttattcaggcctaattgcgtacaaactttacgtggccgattgagccgattttttaaataattttttttatgagttggatctcgttgtcaccctttttctagggggagaggagcttccatttccctcctgcgaggattgaggggcacttcgttcgtggttcgtctcgtcatccattgccgcatcgatggtattgttgtcgatttccgtcttattttcattgctagttgctgtagatgcaccttgttgtacattgtttgcagttgctggttggttggatggtaagctgttaactgcagctggtgtactttgttctttaggggatacgttggatggtttcgttgaaggggatacttcactgttgttggtgactgtcacaggtgtactgaggttgcttggggttggtgtgaaggaagcaccgttgtcctttggtgtagttgtctctttgtccagtttatcatatggcttaccgtagtgaacagctttttggcaatattgacatgtggtcatctgattgtcataggtaacaagtgatttgcacggaattcttgtatcttgaccgaaaatcacataagaaggtataggccccttcaagtgtatgcgtaataaacgtacgccatttagaataccggggaaaaaattcttccacttttctttttcgatagagaaaatctcttcgtattgggacatagttttgcgaatataagaatcggtgacgcttgagggaagatcatgtacacgcacttctatagcactatcttccatatatactggaatgttgtacttaatgttttcgtgctccacatagtgcacattgttattgtcttttgcgaattgaattgcatccaactctttataaaactggatgtaaataacattatttgtcttattgcattgaagtaaatgcacacgtttaatgtgaagatgcatttgctccttaagcaaaccttcaagttctcgtatcggagGTCGAATTtcacactgcctgaagtcaacaacaattgtattctttcgtgtcggcggtagcttttgttcgtttggttcactcatttcgaggtcgttctattgttcactacacaatactgtgctttgtttcttctgtcccgaacgtaagcggtgtTGTTTTATCgaatgacttggatgagatgtggaaGCGAACTGAATTATGGGTTTGTTCAATATAATAATATCTACTCTTTTGAGTCCCATAGGGAATTCCCTGAATATCAGTCCCATTTAGTGTGAATTTCATAAATTTAGTGCATTGAAATATTGGAATATTAATGTTGTATTACTAATATTTCATGCAAAATTACCAAGACTTGGCGTTTTAAAACacataaaatcaaaaaaaaatctgaaattcaatttaaattgTCTTCTTCTCAATTTGTCGATTTTCCATATAGGACTAATATGAAAGTACGGGTAGTTTAGTCGTGCTAAATACAAATTCTGTATCTAAATATTACTCAAGTCCTTGCAGCTGAGATTTTGCGATTCCTGAAAAGGATCATTTGAGACTTGAGAGATCTGAGTAATAAATAGCCTTTTATTATATCAGTGCATTtcccacaaatgcaaatgatcaGAAACTGAAAGTCGATGTAAAAATTATCTCTACGCAAAATATTTCAGtagaagaaaatatcaaaacgctTTTTGGTATCTGTTTCTGACTCTTAGAAGTAACGAATTGTGCAATTCGGTTCAATACTAATCTTTTATGGGCTTTGCTTAAATATTACCGCCTGTGGCATGCAATTGTAAATCTTATAACTACGGAATTGTCGTCCAAGTCACATTCATGAAGTCCATGAATGTGGCTTGGAAATCAGGGGAAATTAGACACTGTTtgttaatgatggaattcctggTCACTTATCTTCTAATATATAAGATATATCTGCTTGTATCGAtgagtagaaatatttccaagcagtaTATATGAATCAAAAATCTGTTCAAATTTAGCAGATCAGtaggtgttcaaaacctgatcactatttgtattgttttattttccatattttgaatttgcaaccctatatagaaaataaagacgtAGTCTTACGTCAAAAAAGCCGATTTTTCGTGTCTACTTTCTCCTTATGTAGCCCTTGTAATTAGCTTCAACTTCTCCGAATCGATTCAAATCGATCGGACCAactgtttttgagttataagttattgaaaatttccatggaatcTCTCATCAGGTCTTTTTGAAAAGTTGGAGTTGAAATTGTGACTGTATGATTCGGATAGTCTTTCTTGGTCATAAAAATGCAAATTgtttcaatgaaaaatttataaaaaaaaatcgatattcgAAATCAAATCGAATTACTATGATTGCCCTATCTTGTATCTGACATTCCTATGCAAAATCTTCTTAGTGACACTGTTTTCTGTAATACGCAGAAAGctcaataattgaactgaataaaatcaatttttccattcgttctttttctgtttttgttggAATGCCTTCAGACATAATTCACGACTGATTATTAAAAGTTTATGTTTAAATAAAGAAGATTGAACTACTAATGGGAGAAGCATGACCGCCAATAGTATGAGAAAGCGCCATTGAACTAGTCGTGAGCCAACACATGGGTTGtcatttatttgaataaatcaTGCATTAGACATTTTAAGCTAATAAATTGTAATTCGTTTATCTTCACGCCTCTACCATATTGGAATGGACATTTGCGCGAAAAGTGGATGCACTACCAGCTATGCTGAAACCGATAGGGTAAGAAATATTGTGAGTGAATTTACTGTCACTTTCCTAGCTAATGCAATCTTTCTGCTTGTAGTGCTCGTGATGATGACGCGAACGGTTCGGACAGTGACGACGGTGCCTACAAGAAAAAGCGTAACTCCAGTGATACGTCATCGAACGAAAGCGGAGATGAATCATCCAGTGAGGACTCTAATATTGGAAACAAAGCCAACAATGGAGGTGGTGCAGGAAGTATGCCGGGCAGTATCGGTTCTGGTGGCTTGCCGGGGAGCACCTCTTCTGGTGGGACCAACGCACATGGCGGTAGTGCCAGCAGTCCTCAGCGATCGATCTCGACCAGCGATCGATGGTCACTGAAAAACTTTCTTCCGCCGCAGGTGCCAAACGAAGCCAGCAATAATTCGCAGATGATTGGGTCGAGCAACTCAGGCTCGATGGGATCCATTCAAAATTTGAACATGAACGAAAACTCTAATTCGCCGCGATTGCCCGGATCCCCGCTTACAATCATTAAAAACGAGCCGCCACCGATAGAAGATGATCATCTTTCGAACGGAAGTAGTAATCCCGAGGGTGTTTTTGTAAAACAGGAACCTTTTCCAAGTGAGAACAGTACATCATCACCGAGTGCGGGTGGAGTTCCGACCGCAACATCCAGCTCGGCCCTGCCCGGTCTGAATGGGGGCTTAGGTGGTGCTGGCTTGCAAGATTTCAATAAGTTGACTGAGATAAAAGACGATATGGACCTGTCGAGCCCTGCCAAAAGTCCCGAGAAAGATTCGAACGATCAGGTGGATAGCATAGAATCGGATGAAGTAAGTAGTGCTTTAAGGACGGTCAAAGAACTCCAAAACATTCAACCATTATCGGGAATATCCGATATTGAGGACAATAATATGGAAACGGGTGCGACTGCGTTGGGCAACACGGCGATAAGCAATGCTGTACCAAGGGCAGGGCAGAAGGTAAAACGAAAGCGAAAGCCAacgaaaacatttcaagaacggGAACGAGATGGGTCCAGTAGTAGTGACGACGACGGGTTCTCGAGTTCTCGGCGAAGTCGATCGCAATCCTTCGAGAAGGAGAAAAAAGGTCGAGGCAGACCAAAGAAGAACCCAGCTACAACGAGTGCATCTTCCATTGTTGGTTCTTCTAGTACCAGACAGTCGGATGCGGATTCAGTGGCCAGTACTAACAGCAAACGACGATTATCGATTTCTTCCACTAAAACGATATCTTCAACACCTACTAAAAAGGATACTTCAAACACACCCGCCAAAAAGACTGCAGCCCGAAGACGTTCCTCCAGAGCGAATCAAAAAATAACCAGCCGAGAAGTTCTCACCACAACTGACGATTCAGATTCGGAACCGGCCAGAGACAGTAACGTGGGCAACAGCGAAATGGACGAAAAGAAGAGGCTGCCTGAAAAATCCAAGAGTACCAAATCGAGCCCCATCAAGAGTGTGAACATGTTGCCACCGAAGCCTCTAGGAGTTGATCAGTTTACATCGGATAGTAATGATGAGTAAGTGCATGGTTTGATGCTGTTTTTGTGTCTCAAAATGTAACttgtattaatatttttttccagcaTGTCATCACCTCGAAGAACTTCAATCATCTCACCTCCTTTCCCACCAATGACAACGGTTGGTCAGCCTTCATCGGTTTCCAAAGTAGTACCGAGAAAACCATCGACTTCCACGTCAGCTTCTAttgatgacgacgatgatgatgacgatgatgaggaCAATTTGGGCCGGTCTCTCAGTGATTCTGGTAGTGCCAGCGATGGAGGAGTTAAACGGGATAAGGTAAGCCATTGAATTAATTGTTATTCAGTAAACATAATGTTTTTGTTATGTTctagaaaatcaacaaaatcaagAGTGACAAAAACAAAAAGGACACTTTACGGAAACTATTTTCCATCAACAAAGAAGGTGGAGCTAAGGGAGGTAAAggaggtaaaggtaaaggtcagGTCGTGATAGAAGAGGTACATCACACGAAGGCTTCGTCCATTCAGACTACCATCAATACAACTCCCAACTCCAAAATGCACCTACTTAGTGTGCCTCAAACGGACTTGTCCCGTATTACTACACCACCTCCTGTCTCGGTCGGCGCGGAAAGTCGTGGTACCTCTGCATCAGCATCGTCGTCGTCGATCGTAGAAAAAGTGCTTTTATCACCCGCCAGAACTGCCTTACTCAACAACATCTCCCTTATCTGCCGCATCGATTTGAATCGTCTGCTCAAGATACCACCGCCACCGCCAGCCAAACAACAGTTGGCGAAAACGAATGAAAGCTACAGTGCCCAGCGCAGTGCCTCCGCTCGACACAAGAGCAAAAGCCCATACGAAATGAAGAAGCGGCGAAACTCGATAGCCGGCAATTATTTCGAAACGAGTGCCCCGCAACGGATGAATGACGACAAATCTTCATCCAATAACTACAGACTGACCGATGGGATCGATCCTAAGCTGGTGGCAAACGATCCGGTGCTACTGGAGAATGGACGCCACCGGAGCAATAGCAATGCTAGCGAACACCAATCGCGAGAGCGTTCGCGTGAGTATCGCGAAGAAAACGCCTCTCCACTGTTTCCACCCCAACACCATCACCACAACAACAATCACAATAATACCTCAGCTTCGTCAGTTTCATCAGGATCTGGTTCGGCACAAAAATCAGCGTCCACCGCCAAACAGCAGCTGACCTACGACGAGAAGTTACCAACCAAAAGCGAAAAACTGCTGTACGGTCATAACAGCAGCGGTGGTGCCACCAGCACTAACTATCCGATTAAGGAGGATAAGTCAGCGCTAGTTTTCAGTGGCCCCGGCGGTGCAAACACCAAACCATTCAATATCAAGCACGAAAATCTTATCAAGCAGGAATATCCGGAAGCTGAGGATAGCAAAATGTCCACCGTAGCTCTATCGAAACTGGCAGTGGCCGCACAGCATGTAGTGCAACCTCCCgcgcagcaacagcaacaaccgCAGCAGCCTCCGCCAGAGGGCGTCAGTCGGCGAAAACGCACTTCTAGTTCAAGCAGCAATTCCTACAAGGAAAAACGACGAAAAAGGGACAAATCTAGTACCATTGCACAGGTACGTTTCGGTGGTGattttgcttgtttttttttattatttattgtgGGTGGCTTTCGCTTGGGTGcttcgatatttttttatcaacgGTTCACTCATTCTCATGAGGTATTGAACATCTCGGTTGCTTCATTGTGTAAGGTTGTTAGAGAGGAAACCGTTCCCAAAATATCCAGAGAACGGATTAGGTTACATTAGGGAGCGCATGGTGTCCAATTCAAGATTTTTGACCCAACTTGTTTGTATGCATAAGGTTCTTTTATGGTCGGAAACCAgcaagctagaaatctttcgacTTTCAGATGTATCAGTTATTTAGGTATAATATTTTACCACCTAGGTAAAAATTgggtgtacgttatttggccgaattttgtttagcataaatttgtttggcataaatttgaCTGGCATAACTTTTGATTGGCATAAAAttgtttggcataatgtcttttgacataaaataaaaagacattctgtttcatttggcataactgt
This genomic window contains:
- the LOC131429523 gene encoding AF4/FMR2 family member lilli isoform X3 produces the protein MSHDEQDSRMERRERDKLARAAVLQAERDAEPAAPIFAAPVKVLSPSDMDIQIQSKLGNFEMARRHILLDSTAHHVIGIATSPASCTPRSNAPSSQMPNSLTNTISPLAGSAIFMSQSSASGTSTSSQYQRTLPPKTSSNSSTNNSSSSNSSSNNSSTGGSGSGSFVKPTDNRPVYNGRSSSASGRHYSQTSSGTGAGAFSKHEVHSKGPSTVPTLLMNGRTAPGPGSIGDKLPSQMPNGRLLPQVSNAKMPPRVSDFSTPLKTPGGNVEKILSEIKTFNVGTPLTEIGATPRKELDSKFSFNNPNMPKHKYAPKPVLMKPPSFKTPLDALPAMLKPIGARDDDANGSDSDDGAYKKKRNSSDTSSNESGDESSSEDSNIGNKANNGGGAGSMPGSIGSGGLPGSTSSGGTNAHGGSASSPQRSISTSDRWSLKNFLPPQVPNEASNNSQMIGSSNSGSMGSIQNLNMNENSNSPRLPGSPLTIIKNEPPPIEDDHLSNGSSNPEGVFVKQEPFPSENSTSSPSAGGVPTATSSSALPGLNGGLGGAGLQDFNKLTEIKDDMDLSSPAKSPEKDSNDQVDSIESDEVSSALRTVKELQNIQPLSGISDIEDNNMETGATALGNTAISNAVPRAGQKVKRKRKPTKTFQERERDGSSSSDDDGFSSSRRSRSQSFEKEKKGRGRPKKNPATTSASSIVGSSSTRQSDADSVASTNSKRRLSISSTKTISSTPTKKDTSNTPAKKTAARRRSSRANQKITSREVLTTTDDSDSEPARDSNVGNSEMDEKKRLPEKSKSTKSSPIKSVNMLPPKPLGVDQFTSDSNDDMSSPRRTSIISPPFPPMTTVGQPSSVSKVVPRKPSTSTSASIDDDDDDDDDEDNLGRSLSDSGSASDGGVKRDKKINKIKSDKNKKDTLRKLFSINKEGGAKGGKGGKGKGQVVIEEVHHTKASSIQTTINTTPNSKMHLLSVPQTDLSRITTPPPVSVGAESRGTSASASSSSIVEKVLLSPARTALLNNISLICRIDLNRLLKIPPPPPAKQQLAKTNESYSAQRSASARHKSKSPYEMKKRRNSIAGNYFETSAPQRMNDDKSSSNNYRLTDGIDPKLVANDPVLLENGRHRSNSNASEHQSRERSREYREENASPLFPPQHHHHNNNHNNTSASSVSSGSGSAQKSASTAKQQLTYDEKLPTKSEKLLYGHNSSGGATSTNYPIKEDKSALVFSGPGGANTKPFNIKHENLIKQEYPEAEDSKMSTVALSKLAVAAQHVVQPPAQQQQQPQQPPPEGVSRRKRTSSSSSNSYKEKRRKRDKSSTIAQTEALDQMPPTNHDRLEADQQQQLPVPPAPVTCAPNTAISNTKQQVAPASTAVEPALGSSIGTGVSTAPVKMIYVSYFERSNDDELEIRDQNRYLSEAKRLKHAADREGDHLAQAMLYLEAVLFFLLTGDTMERDPITEKAAFTMYKDTLSLIKYISSKFRSQQQHLTVQGSIHSKVAILSLRCQSLIYLKLYKMRRHDIKEVQRIIAEYNQKPNTTVSADMVNGNTPSPLSPTSVGSQSSGYCSGQTGQTNPIQCSSISSSPSPCLLMPVQVHMAFQKQATLFNHLLNCQDLWEQADNLVIRGYHTDFFIELDHENGPMTLHSSLYNVVKYVQAGIQKLRRM
- the LOC131429523 gene encoding AF4/FMR2 family member lilli isoform X2, with the protein product MKSGRNLYSFSSVAGGGGTFAASGTASGAGAGNSLPGSSLSSSLSSTSLQSTGGGGGDSDMKKSQKPRHDEQDSRMERRERDKLARAAVLQAERDAEPAAPIFAAPVKVLSPSDMDIQIQSKLGNFEMARRHILLDSTAHHVIGIATSPASCTPRSNAPSSQMPNSLTNTISPLAGSAIFMSQSSASGTSTSSQYQRTLPPKTSSNSSTNNSSSSNSSSNNSSTGGSGSGSFVKPTDNRPVYNGRSSSASGRHYSQTSSGTGAGAFSKHEVHSKGPSTVPTLLMNGRTAPGPGSIGDKLPSQMPNGRLLPQSDFSTPLKTPGGNVEKILSEIKTFNVGTPLTEIGATPRKELDSKFSFNNPNMPKHKYAPKPVLMKPPSFKTPLDALPAMLKPIGARDDDANGSDSDDGAYKKKRNSSDTSSNESGDESSSEDSNIGNKANNGGGAGSMPGSIGSGGLPGSTSSGGTNAHGGSASSPQRSISTSDRWSLKNFLPPQVPNEASNNSQMIGSSNSGSMGSIQNLNMNENSNSPRLPGSPLTIIKNEPPPIEDDHLSNGSSNPEGVFVKQEPFPSENSTSSPSAGGVPTATSSSALPGLNGGLGGAGLQDFNKLTEIKDDMDLSSPAKSPEKDSNDQVDSIESDEVSSALRTVKELQNIQPLSGISDIEDNNMETGATALGNTAISNAVPRAGQKVKRKRKPTKTFQERERDGSSSSDDDGFSSSRRSRSQSFEKEKKGRGRPKKNPATTSASSIVGSSSTRQSDADSVASTNSKRRLSISSTKTISSTPTKKDTSNTPAKKTAARRRSSRANQKITSREVLTTTDDSDSEPARDSNVGNSEMDEKKRLPEKSKSTKSSPIKSVNMLPPKPLGVDQFTSDSNDDMSSPRRTSIISPPFPPMTTVGQPSSVSKVVPRKPSTSTSASIDDDDDDDDDEDNLGRSLSDSGSASDGGVKRDKKINKIKSDKNKKDTLRKLFSINKEGGAKGGKGGKGKGQVVIEEVHHTKASSIQTTINTTPNSKMHLLSVPQTDLSRITTPPPVSVGAESRGTSASASSSSIVEKVLLSPARTALLNNISLICRIDLNRLLKIPPPPPAKQQLAKTNESYSAQRSASARHKSKSPYEMKKRRNSIAGNYFETSAPQRMNDDKSSSNNYRLTDGIDPKLVANDPVLLENGRHRSNSNASEHQSRERSREYREENASPLFPPQHHHHNNNHNNTSASSVSSGSGSAQKSASTAKQQLTYDEKLPTKSEKLLYGHNSSGGATSTNYPIKEDKSALVFSGPGGANTKPFNIKHENLIKQEYPEAEDSKMSTVALSKLAVAAQHVVQPPAQQQQQPQQPPPEGVSRRKRTSSSSSNSYKEKRRKRDKSSTIAQTEALDQMPPTNHDRLEADQQQQLPVPPAPVTCAPNTAISNTKQQVAPASTAVEPALGSSIGTGVSTAPVKMIYVSYFERSNDDELEIRDQNRYLSEAKRLKHAADREGDHLAQAMLYLEAVLFFLLTGDTMERDPITEKAAFTMYKDTLSLIKYISSKFRSQQQHLTVQGSIHSKVAILSLRCQSLIYLKLYKMRRHDIKEVQRIIAEYNQKPNTTVSADMVNGNTPSPLSPTSVGSQSSGYCSGQTGQTNPIQCSSISSSPSPCLLMPVQVHMAFQKQATLFNHLLNCQDLWEQADNLVIRGYHTDFFIELDHENGPMTLHSSLYNVVKYVQAGIQKLRRM
- the LOC131429523 gene encoding AF4/FMR2 family member lilli isoform X1 yields the protein MKSGRNLYSFSSVAGGGGTFAASGTASGAGAGNSLPGSSLSSSLSSTSLQSTGGGGGDSDMKKSQKPRHDEQDSRMERRERDKLARAAVLQAERDAEPAAPIFAAPVKVLSPSDMDIQIQSKLGNFEMARRHILLDSTAHHVIGIATSPASCTPRSNAPSSQMPNSLTNTISPLAGSAIFMSQSSASGTSTSSQYQRTLPPKTSSNSSTNNSSSSNSSSNNSSTGGSGSGSFVKPTDNRPVYNGRSSSASGRHYSQTSSGTGAGAFSKHEVHSKGPSTVPTLLMNGRTAPGPGSIGDKLPSQMPNGRLLPQVSNAKMPPRVSDFSTPLKTPGGNVEKILSEIKTFNVGTPLTEIGATPRKELDSKFSFNNPNMPKHKYAPKPVLMKPPSFKTPLDALPAMLKPIGARDDDANGSDSDDGAYKKKRNSSDTSSNESGDESSSEDSNIGNKANNGGGAGSMPGSIGSGGLPGSTSSGGTNAHGGSASSPQRSISTSDRWSLKNFLPPQVPNEASNNSQMIGSSNSGSMGSIQNLNMNENSNSPRLPGSPLTIIKNEPPPIEDDHLSNGSSNPEGVFVKQEPFPSENSTSSPSAGGVPTATSSSALPGLNGGLGGAGLQDFNKLTEIKDDMDLSSPAKSPEKDSNDQVDSIESDEVSSALRTVKELQNIQPLSGISDIEDNNMETGATALGNTAISNAVPRAGQKVKRKRKPTKTFQERERDGSSSSDDDGFSSSRRSRSQSFEKEKKGRGRPKKNPATTSASSIVGSSSTRQSDADSVASTNSKRRLSISSTKTISSTPTKKDTSNTPAKKTAARRRSSRANQKITSREVLTTTDDSDSEPARDSNVGNSEMDEKKRLPEKSKSTKSSPIKSVNMLPPKPLGVDQFTSDSNDDMSSPRRTSIISPPFPPMTTVGQPSSVSKVVPRKPSTSTSASIDDDDDDDDDEDNLGRSLSDSGSASDGGVKRDKKINKIKSDKNKKDTLRKLFSINKEGGAKGGKGGKGKGQVVIEEVHHTKASSIQTTINTTPNSKMHLLSVPQTDLSRITTPPPVSVGAESRGTSASASSSSIVEKVLLSPARTALLNNISLICRIDLNRLLKIPPPPPAKQQLAKTNESYSAQRSASARHKSKSPYEMKKRRNSIAGNYFETSAPQRMNDDKSSSNNYRLTDGIDPKLVANDPVLLENGRHRSNSNASEHQSRERSREYREENASPLFPPQHHHHNNNHNNTSASSVSSGSGSAQKSASTAKQQLTYDEKLPTKSEKLLYGHNSSGGATSTNYPIKEDKSALVFSGPGGANTKPFNIKHENLIKQEYPEAEDSKMSTVALSKLAVAAQHVVQPPAQQQQQPQQPPPEGVSRRKRTSSSSSNSYKEKRRKRDKSSTIAQTEALDQMPPTNHDRLEADQQQQLPVPPAPVTCAPNTAISNTKQQVAPASTAVEPALGSSIGTGVSTAPVKMIYVSYFERSNDDELEIRDQNRYLSEAKRLKHAADREGDHLAQAMLYLEAVLFFLLTGDTMERDPITEKAAFTMYKDTLSLIKYISSKFRSQQQHLTVQGSIHSKVAILSLRCQSLIYLKLYKMRRHDIKEVQRIIAEYNQKPNTTVSADMVNGNTPSPLSPTSVGSQSSGYCSGQTGQTNPIQCSSISSSPSPCLLMPVQVHMAFQKQATLFNHLLNCQDLWEQADNLVIRGYHTDFFIELDHENGPMTLHSSLYNVVKYVQAGIQKLRRM